The following nucleotide sequence is from Halorussus caseinilyticus.
CGGCCAGCACCAGATACTCGGCCTCGACCTCCTCGCCGTCAGAGAGGTGGAGCGTGTGTGTCGGCGTCCCCGTGAGGTCGGTCTCCACGTCGGTCACGCCGAGACCGACGCGGTACTCCGCGCCTGCTCGCTCGGCCCGGTCTCGTAGCCAATCGTCCATCCGTGTGCGGTGGAAGGTGAACCCGAACCCGTCGTAGGACGACTCGATACCCGTACTCTCCATGACGCACGCTTCGCTCGGCCCGAAGAACTCGGTCCGTTCCAACTCCCGGAGGACCACGCGGTCCGGAATCTTCTCGAACGGAATCCCCATGATGTCCACCCAGTAGTCGAGCATCCCGGCGGCGTCCGTCGAGTCCGGTCCCAACTCCTCGCGGTCGGCGCGTGGAACGCCCTTCTCGACGAGGAGCGCGTCGGCCCCCTGCTCGGCGGCCGCCCGCGCCGCGGAAGTCCCGGCGGGACCCCCGCCGACGATGGCAACATCGACTCGCTTCATATCCCTACGGTTCCGCGCCGGGTATTAAAGAATTGACCTTCCGAGTTTGTGATGCTACGTCGCGGGATTTTCCGCGTTTCGTATCGGACGAATCACAGGTCCGGGGCGGCGAGTATCACGGTTCGTCGTCACGTTCCGAATCGTCTGCGTCCTCGGTGAGTCTCCCGGCGGCGCTCTCTCTGCGGCCGGTCGCTGGCACGAGCGGGGCCGCTTCGCCGAGTCCCTGCGGCGGTACGTTGTTGTACACGGTCTCGTAGTCGCCGGGACCGACGACGTACGTCTCGTGCCAGATACCCACCGCTCCCGACGCCGCTCGCTTCTCGTTGTACTCGCTCCACGCGGGCAGGTGTTCGGCCTCGTCATCGCGGGCGTACTCGGTCAACTCCTCGAACGAGCGCCAGTACTGGACGACCATCCAGTTTCGCAGGCCGGGTTTGGTTCGACTGCCGAGCATCGCGTCGTCGTCGGCCAGTTCGCGGAGCATCCGGGGCATCGCGAGCAACACCGGAAGCCACTCCCACACGCGCCAGAACGAGTTGATGCGCATCCCGACGAGGAAGACTACGAACGGTTCGTCCATCTCGGCGTGGAGACGCTCTCGGTTGGGGTCGGTCACGTGCCGTCGTTCGCACCCCGCCGAGAAAAGGATACGTCCCCGCGCGAGTTCGTCCGGAAACCGCCGGTGCCCGAAATCTAAATACCGGGACCCCCGTACTTTATTCCATGACGAATAGAACACGAATTCTGACACTGGTGGCGACGTGTCTGCTCGTCGCCGCACAGGTCGGGCCGGTACTCGCGGCCCCGCCGACGGAGTTGTCGAACCGGCAAGACGAGACGCGAGGCGTGGACTCCCGCGAGGAAGTCGAGACCTTCGTGGACGAACAGATGACCGAGGACATGAAGGAGCATCGCTTCTCGGGCGCGACCGTTTCGGTCGTCAAAGACGGCGAAATCCTCTTCAGCGAGGGGTACGGTTACGCCGACCGGCGCAACGAGACGCCGGTCGTCGCCAACCGGACCATGTTCCGAATCGGGTCGGTGTCCAAACCCATCCTCTGGACCGCGGTGATGCAACAGGTCGAACGCGGAAACATCGACACGAACGCGAGCGTGAACCGGTATCTCGACCGGATACACGTCCCAAAGAAGTACGGCGAACCCGTCACCGTCGAACACCTCGCCACCCACACGCCCGGCTTCGAAGCCGAGGTCAAAGGCATCATGCTTGAATCGCCCGAGGACGTGCAACCGCTCGGAAAGTCACTCAGCGACGTGCCCGCCCGCGTCCGACCGCCGGGCGAAGCCACGTCGTACTCCAACTACGGCGCGGCGCTGGCCGGTCACATCGTCGCTCGACAGGCCGACACGACGTTCCCGCGCTACATCGACCGGCGCATCTACGAACCGCTGAACATGACACACAGCACCTTCCGCCAGCCAGTTCCGGCCGAGATGCCCGGCACCCTCTCGAAGGGCTACCAGTACAAGAACGGCGAGTACGTCCCGCAGGACTTCGAGGCCGTCGCCACGCCGCCCGCCGGAGCGATGAGCGCCACGGCCACCGACATGGGTAAGTTCATGATTGCCCACCTACAGGACGGCCGCTACGGTGACGCCCGCATCCTCTCGGAGTCGTCGGCCGAGCGGATGCACACCCAGCAGTACACCAACCACCCCGCGCTGAACGGGATGACGTTCGGTCTCATGGAGCAGAGCCGAAACGGGGTGCGAATCCTCGCTCACGGCGGCGACACCCGCGTCTTCCACTCGGGGATGTGGCTGTTCCCCGAACGCGACTTGGGCGTGTTCGTCTCCTACAACGGCAACGGCGGCGTGCCCGCCCGCGAGGAGTTCTTCGACTCGTTCATGAACCGCTACTTCCCGACGGAGGGGACGCCGACCGCGACCGAGGACGGCGCGGCGTCCGGGCCGTCGCTCTCTGCGTTCACCGGGCCGTACCGCACCACGCGGTTCCCCCACACGACGTTCCTGAAACCCATCTCGCTCAACTCCCACTTCCGGGTCCGGAAGGCCGACAACGGGACGCTCGTGACCTCGGCCCCGCGCCAAGGCACCCGGTACTGGACCCGGACCGGACCGACGGTGTTCAGCGAAGTCGGCGGCGACGGGAAGATGGCCTTCCGGGTCGAGGACGGCCGAGCGACCTACGTCTTCTTCGACAGCGCCGCGCCACAGAGCTTCGAGCGCATCCCGTTCTGGGAGTTCAGACTCTTCCAAGGCGGTCTGTTCGGCGGAGCGCTCGTCGTGTTCCTCTCGGGCATCCTCGGATGGCCCGGCGCGGCGCTCTGGCGACGGTGGCGGGGGAGCGACGACGGGCCGACGCAAGCGAGTAGCGCGACCAGCGACCGACCGCGGGCGGCGCGCTGGTTGGCCGGGTTCGCCGGTTTGCTCGGACTGGGATTCCTCGGCGGATTCGTCGGCTTGGCCGCGACGAACCCGACGGGTCTGCTCTACTTCCCCGGCAAGCCCGCGCTCCTGTTCGCCGTCCCGTGGCTGGTCGGCGCGACGACGCTCGGCGTCGTCGCGTTCGCGGTGCTGGCGTGGAAGGACCGCTACTGGGGGCTGGTCGGCCGACTCCACTACACCCTGTTCGCGGTGGCACTCGCGGCGTTCGTCTGG
It contains:
- a CDS encoding DUF4188 domain-containing protein, encoding MTDPNRERLHAEMDEPFVVFLVGMRINSFWRVWEWLPVLLAMPRMLRELADDDAMLGSRTKPGLRNWMVVQYWRSFEELTEYARDDEAEHLPAWSEYNEKRAASGAVGIWHETYVVGPGDYETVYNNVPPQGLGEAAPLVPATGRRESAAGRLTEDADDSERDDEP
- a CDS encoding serine hydrolase domain-containing protein; translated protein: MTNRTRILTLVATCLLVAAQVGPVLAAPPTELSNRQDETRGVDSREEVETFVDEQMTEDMKEHRFSGATVSVVKDGEILFSEGYGYADRRNETPVVANRTMFRIGSVSKPILWTAVMQQVERGNIDTNASVNRYLDRIHVPKKYGEPVTVEHLATHTPGFEAEVKGIMLESPEDVQPLGKSLSDVPARVRPPGEATSYSNYGAALAGHIVARQADTTFPRYIDRRIYEPLNMTHSTFRQPVPAEMPGTLSKGYQYKNGEYVPQDFEAVATPPAGAMSATATDMGKFMIAHLQDGRYGDARILSESSAERMHTQQYTNHPALNGMTFGLMEQSRNGVRILAHGGDTRVFHSGMWLFPERDLGVFVSYNGNGGVPAREEFFDSFMNRYFPTEGTPTATEDGAASGPSLSAFTGPYRTTRFPHTTFLKPISLNSHFRVRKADNGTLVTSAPRQGTRYWTRTGPTVFSEVGGDGKMAFRVEDGRATYVFFDSAAPQSFERIPFWEFRLFQGGLFGGALVVFLSGILGWPGAALWRRWRGSDDGPTQASSATSDRPRAARWLAGFAGLLGLGFLGGFVGLAATNPTGLLYFPGKPALLFAVPWLVGATTLGVVAFAVLAWKDRYWGLVGRLHYTLFAVALAAFVWQLSYWNMLGL